Genomic window (Polyangia bacterium):
GACCTCGTCGAAGCCGCCGCCGAGCGGCTCGCCCTTTATGAGCTCACCGCGATGACGAAGGAGGCCGGAGATCTCGCGCGTTGCCTCGTGAGCAGCGCCGAGCATGTCCTCGGCGCAGTCATAGGAGTTCGCGACCTTGGAAAGCCCGATGCCATACTCGAGCATTGCCTCGAGATCAACAGGCTCGAGAACGTCGCCGACGACCTCTTGCGTGGCGCCCTCGCCAGGTTGTTCCGCGAGGAGAAAGATCCAATCTCCGTCATCAAATGGAAGGAGATCTACGAGACACTTGAAGCCGCCACCGACCGCTGCGAAGACGTCGCGAACGTTATCGAAGGTGTAGTCCTGGAGAATAGCTGAAGGTCCTGTCCTGAGTTTCGTTTAGCCGGATCTTCTGGCCGCGGACCGGTAGCCGGCCTTCGCAATGTCTTCGTGTGCTGAAATTGGATCGAGGCCCAATCACGCCGCTTCCCGGCGGTAGATGTTCGGCAAGCCGTTGATGAACGTTGCAAGGCATCGCCGATGAAATGGCGGACGCCGCGTTCTCACCCGACGGCCAGCACATCGCCTCGACCAGCAGCGAGGGCAACGACCAAGAGTTGAGACGCCCGCACAGGCGCGCTGTTGCAGACGTTGTCCGCCCATGCGGCGTACGTCAGTCATGTCGTGTGGATCGACGCGGATCGTTTCGTCAGCAATGACTGGGTAGGGATGGTTCAGCTTTGGGCGCGGGGAGCCAGCGGCGTCTTTTCGCTGTCGCGTTCTTGGTTCGACTGGTGGTCAGTGCGCGCCCGCGCTAGGCCACCGGCGAACAGCAAACTCGGCAGGCATGCCGCCCGTCCTCGGGACGCGACCCTAATCATCGAAGAAGGTCGCGCAATACCTTCGCCAGTCAAACGGGAGTGACTACGAAAGTGGTATGTGGAACTGGAAATCTGGGTTG
Coding sequences:
- a CDS encoding DUF47 family protein translates to MRLLPHDRSFFSHFEAQGRKTVEGCKAFVNMIDNPTGLPGQAQRIKQIEHECDEITHAVVSALHKTFITPIDRNDIYKLITKMDDIMDLVEAAAERLALYELTAMTKEAGDLARCLVSSAEHVLGAVIGVRDLGKPDAILEHCLEINRLENVADDLLRGALARLFREEKDPISVIKWKEIYETLEAATDRCEDVANVIEGVVLENS